In Glycine max cultivar Williams 82 chromosome 10, Glycine_max_v4.0, whole genome shotgun sequence, the DNA window CTCATTATAATCATGATTAGGACAATTTACCAGGCCTTGCATGCTGTGTTGATTAACATAGTAACCATCTTGAGGTGGCTCCATTAAGTTCAACTGTACCTGCTACAAAAACCAGCATTATTAAGCATTGCATTGACTCTTAAAATACAGGATATATGTAAGCATTTATTCGTCAACATGTATAGCATACCAGTCCTTGCACATTCTGCTGGGTACCATAATATCCATTAAGGGTTATTGCATCCGAGCTAAGATTATCCTAAAAGAATGAAAGCACAAGTTACAGAAAGCATAGGCTATAGAACTTTCCAGTCTTGATATAATGAAGTAGATATTCGTGAAAATGGTGATGCAATTCTCAAGGTATTAAATGCATTCAGGtttgtaaaaagtaaaatatatcagGATTGAAACAGAGGTAACACAAACCATTTGCTGCAGGGTATCTTGAGCATCAACAAGTATAACATCCTGCTCTAATTGTGCCTATAAAAGAGATCCTCAATCAATTTCCTGATTTTCATGAAAGCCAAATAACTTAATAAATCAGCAGATCAACCACAAAACTTAGAACAAACCTTTCTTTTCCTAGCTGCATTCCTCTTTTTATTTAGTTTCAAAGCAAGAGGAACCTGATTTTCTTCTGCTTCACGATGGCCATAGGCATTGCTGCTAGTTTCTGCACCATTGTTATTAGAATTATTCACAAGGACACAGTTCTTCAAGGCATCAACAAGTGCACGAAAAACAACATTGTAATTCTCTTCAGATAACGATCCTTCTTCACTCAAATCAATAGCTCGTTTACACAAGTCATTATAACGTTGCACCCTAGTTTGTGTCCTTCTTGTCCTATCTGCCATCGATTCCTTAATTTTGGCATCTTTGGTCCACCTCTTCAAAATATAATGAGATGGAACACTTGAACAACCACAACGTTGGAGAACACTCAATCCATGCCTGCAAAGGAAACCTTTATATTCAAACAATCGACAAAAGCAAGAGACCTCTGAGCTCAACTCATTCCAAGTTACCAAAAACTCTTCATCCTTCTCATAATCTTGAACTATAAATTTTGCAATAGTGCCATCTCCAGCCTCTATCCTAGATTGACAGCCAGCTACACCCAAAACTTCCACttgaaatttcttaaatattgcaTGTGTATAAACTGttgacatttgtttttcccaaGGTGAAGGAGATTTAAGTGCTGGCTGTTTGTGCAATGTATCAAAATCTGCAATGGCTTCCTCGTCATACCTATTCTGAAGAATTATCCCATATTGTTTCACAAACTCTTTAAGAGTAATTTTCTTATGAATATATTTGTCAAAGAAAGAGTTCATACTTTCAGAGCGCTGAGGTGTAGACATTCCAGCTAAAAAGGTGTCCCCCATGTAAGTTGGCACCCACTTTTTCCGGTCCTCATACAATGACTGAAACCATATATCATCATGCAGTTCACATCTAGTGACCATTTTCCACCATCGCATGTCAAACTGTTCATCTGTCCATGATTTAAAAATGCACTTGTTAAATTTTCGCACAAAGTTCTGATGCTTTTTTATCACAAAAGAGAGATTTTCAGGTATCCTCTCCAGTATGTgccaaagagaaaaacaatgCCGTACATTTGGAAAGACTTCTTCAATTGCAGTCTTCAAGGTTGTGTCTTGATCAGTGATTATAACTTTGGGAGCTTGCCCACCCATAGCTCTAAGCCATGTCTTCATTAACCAAACAAATGTTGGTTTAGTCTCATCTGCAAGCAATGCACATCCAAGCAATACAGGTTGAGAGTGGTGGTTTACTCCAACAAAAGGTGCAAATGGCAGCTTGTCATTGCTTTTTATGTAAGTGGTATCAAATGAAACTACATCGTTAAAGCTGAGATAATCATTGATACTTTTTGCATCAATCCAAAATAGATTTCTTAAGCGCTGCTCTTCATTTAAATCTATAGAATAGAAGAAGTTGGGACTCTCCTTTTGTACATGCTTAAAATACTCGAGCATAACTTGGGCATCTCCCTCATCCAAAGCCAAATACTGGCCTCTGTCAAACTGATAGTTTATATCACCCATGAAAGACCCAATGTTTTGACAGCCACTAGATTGCCTAGACATTTCAACATACATCTTTCTGGTGCGTTCACTAACAGCATGCAGGATATCAATATTATTCTTTTCAGCTAATTTCATATTTCTATGAATCCGAAAATGATATGCCAAAGCTGGTAAAAGTTCATGATTATGTTCCTTTATAAATTCATGAATGATCCACTTTCCATCTGGCTTTCTCTTCACATGCATGCAAGCTTTGCAATCTGTTTTCTTTACACTAGGTCTTCGACTGCTGCCACTGTCAGACTCAGGTGTAACTCCATACCTAGAGCATGCAAACTTGGCATCAAtaaattcttttgttttctttgagcGTCTGCTGTTTTTTATTGAAGTGGTGAATCCCATAGATTTGGCATATTCCTGATAAAATGAATATGCTGCTTCATGGGATTCAAATTCAATGCCATTGTGCAGCTCAAAATCTTTGTCTCCTTCAAGCAATGCAATGTCCCTCTTGGGAGAAGCAGCAGGTGCACCACCCCTGTGCTGCACTTCATTTAGTGCATCACCCATATTTTCGCTCACTGCACTACAATGCACTGCTTTCTGAATACCAGCTACAATATAAATTGCACTTTGGGTGCTGCCAGTCACTGAAAAATACAACAAACAAAAGTCCTAATAAGTGCAACAGCCAAGTGTAGTCATCCAAATATTGAttcatgaagaagaagaaaaaaagtgcaCACCTTGCAATTTAAAAATGTACAGATAAAATTGAAGAGTAACTTATGATAACTCTCATAAAGTTAGACAGCCCCCAATTCAAGGACTGATGTTATCCAATAACAATTAACTTTAGACAATTAAGAAACACAAGGGTTATAGATGTTTCCAAATCAGGGCAGCCCAACCAAGAACTGTGCTAAATCAGAGAACAAGTATTATCCTTTGGAAACAATTACATTCGAGGCACTGTCATGCGCTTAATGTAGATATCTCTCCCAACAAATATTGGAACCTTGTTCTCCACACTGTGGAAGACTAGTCCTTTCTACTAGACTTTAGCCAGTTGGCATCAGAGAACAAGATGTCGAAACAAGTCAATTATGCAAAAAGCCACAACTAAATAAACAATCAACAAGGAAGCCACTCTAACAGTAAATCTAAAGAAAACATGCAGCCGTATGAAATTAGCTCAAACAAGTAGCAATGATACAGCTAAAGCTAAACTTAAAACTTGTTAATCACTGTACCCAAAATGATCATTCAACGAAAAACAAACCAAGCTTTAAGTAGAGTTTGCTAATAACTACTCATTTTAATGAAGTTTCTAAGTTTTGGGTTCCAACTATAATGGCACTCCTTTTCTTAGactacaagtatttttttttccagtgaattttaaacttttacgTGAGAAATATGTTTGAGGTGGATGGAATTACAAAACCCACATGGTGTTTCAACAAGTAGTTTGACTTTCTCAACATTCAGAGATTAATgtaatgaatatttatttgctACAAAAAAAATCGCAGAAAATTGAAGAAGGgagggaagaagaagaggggGAAAAAAACCTTAAAGGGCGGGAGATCACGAGGCGCGAGTGGGGAAAACGCGAGTGGGAAAGctagggttttgaaatttgggGGAAACGCATTTCAATTATGGATGGGATCGAAGAACAACTCGACTCGCTTGGCTCACTCGCTCCTATCTGACTGCACTCACGGCGCGTCTTATTCCtactttatcttctttttttttttttttgccttcacTCCCCAGTCCCCACACGCGTCCTTCACTCTTCATACACCTCCGTACGACGACGTAGCGCGTGACAGACGTTCCCTTAAGAAGATATTTCTCCTACGACCTCTACCCCACTCTGCACGACATTGCGTTTAGTTCACTCACCTTTTGTCCCCCCATCCACTACctttcaattagtttttttctttttcagaagtTTCAATTAGTTAACtaattcttatatttaagaacaaaacatagtaattttaaattactgtaataatattgaagtaaaatagttttttatttcgtgaataattttaatgtaatagGATTTGTTAACTTATACACTCTAGATTTTGTAGTATAAACGGgataaattgataaataaaaaattacaatacaagtatggattataTCGTTAACTAAAGATTGTCATAAATTATATCAATGATAtaacttattaatatattaatactaAAAATAAGTGCATGTGTGTTATTAAATTCTACTAGACATTCATAGATACAAGGGAATGTATTGATTCTCATtaggattttttatatatatatgagaaaaataattaaaaaaaactaataaaataaaatatagttttgaGTTGATATATGCTAAATTTTCTTCTAGTGGTagattacatatataaaattaataataaatattttagtaaaacttattatttactgtattaaataattattttaaaaaatagatatttaaataatcatgtaaaaaaaattgaatcccCTTTAATACATTTTTGGATATATCTCTGCCACTAGACTAGTAGCATTTGTTAACTATacactcatatttttttaatatatgtgcGTCAGTATAACTAAAGATTATTTTAGAAtacatcaataattaatttgttatcgCACTTGTACTAAAAATAAGACTATGTACGTTAACAAATttcataaaagaatatatttatattttgtataaaactttaaaataaactaaaacttATAAAGTGATCGGGTATGATGACTCTCAAAATTGGAAGTGTTTAAGAGTTATTATATAAACTAGTTGTGTGCACATGCCTTacagattttttagaaaatcaaattaagaaaaacaaaataaaaagagaaataaaaaaaaacaattttgtattgtcCAGTTGTTGACATGTGGTAGCAAGTTGGAcagtttttataaatatataaaatatagataagCGCGCTGCTTCATCCTAATATTCACCTGAATTATAAAGATTTAATCctaattttatccaattgaGTGCATGTCTGAACATGTGTTTATAGAATTGATGATAAACGAATGTGAGTTTGTAGTAATGTGACTTTTATTTGGATAATGGAGTAATATGTTATTGGAAACTAGCAATTAAAGATGAAAACTCAAGATCCCCATTATGTCGTCAAACTACAGTTTAAACCTTCAACTTAGTGCCGATTCAGCTACACTTAGCATTTCGAgttcatttttaattcaatactTCTTCGAACAGATTTACATATCACCATAAATGAGTTTCGTTGAACAAAGatgaaaacataaattattgcaaaattgtatttatatccataaacatgtatttatataaaaatgtcaGTTCATAGCTAATTTATTTGCGTGTAATGATTCACTAACGCCTAATTTGGGGTAttgtaaaaaactaaaaaatacgaGCTTGGTCATTTGGGCGTATTaagttttcataaaattgaaaacttaGTAGCCAGTTGCTAAAGATACATATACAAAGGCAGCATATCTGCATTATGGATAAATATGATCATATAATTGGAGACTCTTTAGAAAGAAAACTAGTAGTGTTGCTCTCTATCATCAATCCACTTCGTTGCGACCCATTTCTCCCCCTTAATCACTGGACAACTTCCATGAAGAGAAGTCtgcagaaatattaaaaaaaaaaaaaacgaaagtGGAGTGACAAACAAAATGGCTTGTTCCAAAAATTACCACTTTGCAAGAAGTTCTGAAAGGTTACATTTTTCTGAGTTTTTGCATgtattttctttcccttttgcttAAATGAAAATTTCTATATCCATGTGTACCGCAAAAGGAATGGCAAATctatttgaaaatgaaagattACCTTATCAATTTTCCCGTTTGGTaacaatgaataaaataaaagtccATCGCCCTGTCGTGGCTTCACCTTCAAACCAATGCATTTTTGGTAATCATAACCCCTATCAATATTCAGACCACCCTGCAAATTGGAATACTTAAATGACTACTTACACGCATCAAGATTCACGGTGTAAAGTATCAGACAAAAGACAGTAAATTCCCTAATCTATACCTCATAAGGGAACATTGTTTCTCCTCCCGCTTCTACATTTGATAGGTATAACAAGAAGGAAGCAATCTGCACGATAAACATGCAAAGACAcatcaagaaaagaatgaaatatCAAGACAAAACTACTATGAAAATTCCACAAATTGGTACCGAAATGAACCATTTTGGATGAAAACTTATCTCATACAGAGATCTGGCATACCAAGGAAATGTTGAAATGACATGGTAAATTTACTAAACTATGCTACTTGCATGTTCctattaaaatatacaaagaaAGTGTTTGATAAGTTGTActtgttaataatttaatataccctttggCTCTCAACAGAGCCGTATTCATCTGGGTTGAACGCATCATAATGAGAATCATATTTCTGGCCAACCTCATACTTCAATATATTGAATATCTGCAAAATAGGGACAGCATTTGTGCATTACTCATACGTGAACACTTACACTGTGGTGGAAGgtcataaaagataatttaaaaagagaTATACTTCCCCATGGGTCCTTGGAATCATTGTAACTTTAGCAATCTTCCTCTCAACCAAGTCTAAGATGCCAGATTTGTCTTCTGATGCGCTGATGAATGTGCCTGAACTGTTGTCAGCTATAAATTAGCTACATATAGCAGCAACACAAGTGTCTCTCCCATCATTTTCAATCACTATCTGCTCTAACATATACAACattgtttttatctttcaaaaccAGAAACTAAGTGTGTATATGGGTAACCGTTtgtgaaattgattttaaataccTTGCTCATTAAAGTACCTTGTTCTGGTGTCTTTTGTGCTCTCAGCAGTTTCTCCTTTCCGCAAAGCCAGTTTTGATGGTTCAAGTTTGGGCTTTGCCATTTCAATTATTTGTTGGCATACTTCCACACTTGTGAAGTTTGGAAAGAAAACCGCCCGTGGTCTCCAACTTAAAATCTGCAAAAAGTACGGGGTCAGACTGAAACAAATTAAGGAGAAATCATAAGTAgtaatactaactaaaaaaacaacaattcCTATTTGGAGTCTTCATATCAACCCGATGCTATCCATTTTTAAACCAATGCTACATGAGTTGATTAATCAAATGTATCTACTTTTATTGGTTCTTGCTCACGCCAAGTACCCAGCAATTGCAAATTATATTCCACAGAGCCAATATCTCTCACATTTGCAAACTTATATGATCCCATGTTGGACAACAATGAACATATCTTCCTATATGCATTAgagatttgaataaaaaaaatactcaaccTTCCCCAAAAAAAGTGCATCATGTGTGATCCCGGTCCTCCAACAACGGATGAGTTTctgttaaattgttaattataaCACAAGTGCAGGACAATTGACAAACAAAGGATACAAATGACCACccaaaaatatgaattattaatgaccaaattttattcaacaaaagaaaaatatgaattgTGAAATACCATGCATCACTTAAAGTCAAAGATGAACTTTGTACCTAAATCTGAGTGAAAGATTCACATCATACCAAATTAAGCATTACCCTACAAAGGACTATCAATACCTTAATCCAAGTAAATATGACCACATTTGAGTCATCAGATAATAAACATCAGATTTGGAACCAATTAAAACTCATTGATCCAACCACACAGGAAATTAACAAAAAGAGGGGGGAGGGGAGAGAATTCACCTGAGATGGGATTGAATCAACAAAGGGTTCCCCGGATTCACCATGTTCAAGAGGTTCGTATTCTTTCTTCACCGATTCTTGGAGTATTCTAGAGCGTGGTCCCACATCATCCAAATCCTGCAATCATTCATTTCTAATGAGTAATGAGCTCGAACAATGAAAGTGAAAGAACCAAGAAAAGAAGCAATTTAGAAACCTGAAAGAGGAGCGGAGATACAAAGAAGccaacaaagaagaaaagggCGCAAAGGATGAACAATGTAGGTACACCCAACTTCAGTTTGGAGCTCTTCACTTTGCCTTTCATCATTTCTCGTTGGAGAAAGAAACAATGCAATTTCTTATTTTcccttttgaatttgttttctctctttgctCTTTCTCCTCCAGCGATTATGCAACAACAGATTGGGAAGTGAAGATCAAAGATTTTGGCTTTTGGGTTTTGGTAGCGGGTCTCTGTTTCTACGGAACTTAACTTATCACCAAATGCGACAATGGCGGgagcttttctttttttatgtttcaacgTGTTGAGacgttaaattattatttagctATATGAACAACTACATGAGACATGACAAATTTTTTAGTTACCAAAAAAAGCTTTTCTTCAATGTGGTGACTGGtcaacaaagtttttttttttaatccatatgaattaaatattaaaaatttgtaataactCACAGTGAGTCACACAATTTACTCAATCAGATAAGTTAGAAACCCTTGGTaattatgcataaaaaaaaacttagtaattAACAAAGTTTTGAATTCTTAGTCGGAAAATATGTCCACATTTTGTAATCGATGGTGTGTCACGATATGAAATGTCTTTTATACATAATGTTTAAAAATTGACTCAATGTAAGTCGTTTGTTTATAAAAATGTCatatataatacttattttcataaataaaagatttaaatgagTTCCATTTCTTGCTAGGTTGAGGCAAAGAAAGTTGTTCCTTCGAGCGTATGGTAGATTGAGTTCCATTGCCTGTGGTCGGAGTGGATTTGCTCCATTTGGATCAGGTTATCGAATGAGCCTGGATTGAAGGTTGGGTTTGGGGGAAATGCAAATTTCAATAGCAATCTTAGCTATGATCGGGTGGTAAATCCTTATTTTATTGGCAACTCCAATAGGTTTGGCACATGGGCACGTAAACAATTCTTTCTTCAGCTATGTGACTCGAAATTTGTGGGGGTAATGGTAGCCTTGGTTATGGAACAAGTTCTGCTAATTCCTATACATACATTGGATTAGGGAGTGTTGGGAGAGGGATTTCTTGCAAACTTGTTGCCTAATAAAGGTTTTTAATCTCAaggaattatattttaaaattgaaattaaaaaaatatcatataagttTGAATTCGTCTAAatctagtttaaaaaaaaaaaaaaaacgttttaaCTTTGTGATGacgaaaaacaaacaaaaaaaatacaaacctaatctgtaagttctttttttggtgaatcTTTTCAGATGATGAatctgaattatttttgttgttgatatcattaatattaaaagagatataagaaaaaaaataattaatattatattaaaaattcaaaatgataattatttttaagaaaaatttcttcttatacaataattaataagtaCTGGTACTATTTAACTTCACTGACGAAATTAACTAATGAATTAATTGTCCAAACTCCAAACACACCATAAAAGTGTGTGTTGGGTTGGGCGGaagcatttgaatttgaataataaatttgttctcCAAAGCCAACttgcttttttcttcttttgtaagtagcttatttcttttattcttttaggaTGTTGCTAATGAGTGGAGATGCACTTCAATGAAATGAGCAGTAAGTAATTTATTGTTCAGTTTAGTACTAAAATTATGCATCTAACCACActagatttatatatatatatatatatatatatatatatatatatccctacgtttattctattttatttgtttattttattatttattctctaTCTCTATTTAGCTTTTGAGCCTTTTCACATTCAAAATAGCAAAAAGAAGGAATCTGTTTAGTGTGCAAAGCCTATGGGAGTCTAAATTGTAAGCATCTTGATTCCCTTTCGATATGCACTGTGTTATTTTACTTGAAAAGTCCATCCCTAAATAATGACCGTGTGagtactttttatattataaatactaaACTAAAtacttttctaaaaatattattttatttctctggtcatattatttttagacagccatttgtatataataataacataatcaCAAGTGTTAAACGCTTCTAAAGGATAAAAAAGAACAACAAAAACTATACTCATTCTATGGTATTATTTGTTttcagcatttttttttaaagacattGATATATAAAATTGGATGAATACTTTAAAGCCTTCAGTTATTATAACATACTTCTTTCAATATTCCTTTCTATTCTCGCGGcgtgttgttaaaaaaataaatagaaaacataataaaataaatgtaggTGTGTATGGAAAAAATCAGGTGAGATTAAGTACAtagttttaatattaaactgATCAATAAGTTGTTTACTGCTCTAACTATTTTTTCATTACATTAGATCTTCACTTCTTGTTAATCACTGTCCTAAAgacattaattaaagaattaaaacaataaatatttgttgtaGAGACAAAAGAGcataaaaagaattataaataatataattttacacattctaataaaaaaataattttttaatgaatgtcTTAGAGgatactaattaatatttttcattcttttaagCACACGCTTAACTTATTGATGGCGTTAAATTGTTTGagctaaaaagaataataaaaaacgaTTAAACACGAGACTCCATAGCATTTATTCTCACACGGATTCCACACGAGATAGGATGGATCCTTCCAACGACCGATTTAGGgctattttgtttaaatttttaaaaaaaaaaattgtaaaaagcaAATAAGAGCcttcaaaaaagtaaaaagaaaaaactgcttctttcaaataaagaaatttacacaaatacattaaaaaaatagaaaattctttattttatctataaaaaattaaagaaaaagaaacttaaaCAAACAGGCCTAAATGGAACAATAGAAAATACTAGcaatttattaaaatgtttgAAGTACAACATCGAATTCCATATCGTCCTACAGATaggaaatcaaataataggaaGAAAACTTCCACAATTTATTATATTGTCTCCCATTTCTAGAAACATTTCGTATCTAAAGCAAGGTTTTATAACCGCGGATTCATTTCCATAGCACAATTACACAAACAAAGCTTTTATTCTCCATACGTGCAATAGAACTTATTCTCCATACTTACTGCACTAGACTACtattattgttataaatacCCATCATAAGTTCTTGAGGCTTTGAAAAGCGGAAACATTAGGTGTTTTGAGACATTATTGTTGTACCACCACGTACTGCAATAATTCACATATTAATAATACTACTACCTTCCCGATTGATTCTGTTTGTTGCAGCGAATGGTTAGAGGAGGCATCACCAAAGCAAGCTTGTCGCTTCTCGGGTAAGTTATCATTAATAATTCCCTCAATGTTCAATTCAAAGGCATTACTAAGTTGTTGTCACTTGAAATATCCATAGagtatatttgtttttctttttcgtttgtTATCAAGTTATTGGTATCAAGCTTTCATCAACTTTGCTGATAACAAATTTCTGTCTAAAATCTTGAGTGACCGACCATCATTTAGACTATTTTTGTATTGAATCACTATTTCTTTACCATGATATGTTTGTCCATTTGAATGCTAATTAATGAATGGAGAAAATCTTTAATTGATAGCCAGAACCCTTTTCAGATATCAAACTCTAACATATGGCAAATGTATTATCAAGGTCATGCAGGGGAGCTAAGAGAGCCAAGAGTGGACTCAGCAAATTCTCAGGCACTGCTCAACCTGCAGAAAGCTCTGGAGGAGTTTCAAAGAGTGGTGGGAAGATTGAGGATTCAGCTTGCTGGATCCCACACCCACGCACAGGAATTTACTTCCCAAAAGGGCATGAGTGGGTGATGGATGATGTTACAGAGGATGCAGCTCGTTTAAGCCAAACTTATTGGTTCAGAAATGTTGATGGTGTTGACAACCCCGGACACTAACCATAATATATGTTTCACAACAATTATTACGTAATCCGGAATCATATGGTCCTGAATAATATTCATGTGGCATGTTATCAACTAGTTTTCATACATTAGAAAATATACCAATATTATATAAAGATTAGTGTAGTCTTGGACCATTTAATAATTTCTCTTAGTTGAAGGTGCAACTGAGTTGTGACTTTTTAAGCATGCATAATGACTATTTGTATCATAACAAGTTTATTAAGCTATCTGTATCACAAGTTTATTAAACGTGCGTGATTAGTCTCTTTGCTTTTTCTGTTGCTATTGGTACAGTTACGGAGTACGTTCATAGTTACAATCACCTAATAAAGGAGCCAATATTAATCACTAAAAGTTCATGTCGCATTTGGATGTGATtctaatttacattttacatcACTAACTTTTGTGTTATAAATAGGTTGGACAGTATTTTCAAGTTTTCCTAAAGGAATCATATGAAAGCCTAGTCTATGGTGCAGCTTAAACTTTCTGTTCAACCGTTACATTTGGAGTTTGTTTTTCAGTCTGAGTCGAATATAACTCAAGTCTAAAGTAACAGGGACAAAGAATTTTCAATCATGAAAGAATTTACGCCAAATTCAGATGTTATTTGACAGTATGATAACAACTTCTTTCAGTTGCAACGGCATAGAAAAAACGAGATATCATTGTTAAAAAGAGATGATTAACTCATTGCCCCTACTATCTTAATGCCGCATCTGTGCCCATTTACACAGTACAGTCGTTTTTGTCGCATGTAATTACGATGCTATCCATGTGTGTATCTCTCTGGGTGGATCACAAGAGAAGCTAAGAAGCACAGAGGCcagatataatttatttctaatagTTCTAATTTTATAGGTGGCAAGAAAACGGCCATTCCTTTACAGAAGTCTACTCATGTTTGGAAAAGATTATTTCTCCTAATTTCAATTGTTTTCATAGAAAGAAACTTGTTTAACCAATAAATTATTCATCTAAGTATAATTGATTTGGTCTTCCAAATTATTCACTAATAGAATTGATAAATAATCTACATCAAtgaccttaaaaaaattatttatcaaataagcCGGATGTTTGGGGGCATCAACTAAAATTTAgtaattctttttttgaaaaaaaataaactggtTTTATGAATCTGAAAATTTGTAGCTTATCATTATTtttcaacatcaattatttaattatttcgaCCATCgattattgttataaattataatcgaTTATTGtcataaaaaactattaaaaaataatcataagatACAAATGTTCaacttcataaaaatatattttttttcaaatatactgCTAAAAAGAGTATGAAAACAGctgaaaaaaattgatttgtgaTTCCAATTTTTTCCCGTTATCCCAAAGGCGgaggactaaatctatttgctGGTGTTTGAGGTAATCAATAGTATTATTAAATCTATCCGAACTTCAAAAAGAGTTTAACTTGGTTGAATAAGATGTGTAAGTGTTAACTATAAAGTACAAGATCTATTCTAATTatctttataaattaagtttaatgATGATACACCAATACTATAATTTATTCTtcccatttttaattataagattattcttaaaaatttgttttcaattttttataagatttttttaattgttagatgtattaattatttttgctttacatattattacttaattattctctgattaactatttttgttaattattctctgattaactatttttgttaagaagtgaattataaaaataaataaaataatatatgactcttttagataat includes these proteins:
- the LOC100805917 gene encoding uncharacterized protein isoform X2; translation: MVRGGITKASLSLLGGAKRAKSGLSKFSGTAQPAESSGGVSKSGGKIEDSACWIPHPRTGIYFPKGHEWVMDDVTEDAARLSQTYWFRNVDGVDNPGH
- the LOC100805917 gene encoding uncharacterized protein isoform X1, whose translation is MVRGGITKASLSLLGSCRGAKRAKSGLSKFSGTAQPAESSGGVSKSGGKIEDSACWIPHPRTGIYFPKGHEWVMDDVTEDAARLSQTYWFRNVDGVDNPGH